Part of the Cellulomonas taurus genome, TCGCCGCCTCGAAGTCCTCGAGGGAGTTGTACGCCTGGTACACGCTGGCGAACCGCAGGTAGGCGACCTCGTCCAGTTCCCGCAGCGGTCCGAGGATGGCCAGGCCGATCTCGTACGCGTCCAGTTCGGCGGAACCGGAGGCGCGGAGCGTCTCCTCGACGCGCTGGGCCAGGACCGCCAGGTCGTCGTCGGAGACCGGTCGACCCTGGCACGCCTTGCGCACGCCGCCGACGATCTTCTCCCGGCTGAACGGCTCGGTGGCGCCGGAGCGCTTGACCACCGAGAGGCTCGCGGTCTCCAGGGTGGTGAAGCGACGGTTGCACTGCGGGCACTGCCGACGCCGACGAATCGACAGACCGTCGTCCGAGGTCCGGGAGTCGACCACCCGAGAGTCCGGGTGCCGGCAGAACGGACAGTGCATGCGTGCCTCCTCCTCGCGCCACCCACCCGGTTCACCGATGGGCGGGGGTCACTGTACCGGGCGGAGACCGGCACAGGACGCCGCCTGCCCTACCGGCGCGCGGCGGTGGCGAGGCATTTCCGGGTCGACGCCCTCCGGACAGACGACGAGGGTGGCCGCGTGTTCTCGCGGCCACCCTCGGTGGGACGCCCCCGTCCCGTCACGCCGTGGCGACTCGCCTCGCCTCAGCGTTGTAGATCACGCGCGGCGACACTGTCACCAGTGCCGAAATCGCGTCCCTCGGGGCGAGCCCCCCAGCCAGCCGTCGAGGTGGCACCACAGTAGAGCGCGCTCCCCGAATTACGCAAGCAGCGACTTTCGTAATCTCACCGTGACCCCGGATGAACCGCTCCGACGCCTGTCAGGCGTCAGCGGTCGGGCATCCAGGGCAGGGCGTCGGGGGTCGAGTCAGGGGCAGGACGTCGCGGGTCGGGCGTCAGACGTCGGCCGGGAGCAGGAGCACCTGCCCGGCGAGCAGCGAGGTGTCGGCCAGGTCGTTCAGCCGCTGCAGCTGGAGCACGACGTCGCGGACGTCCTCCCCCGGCTGGGCCACTCCCTGCGCGATGCTCCACATGGTGTCGCCGGTCTGCACGGCGTAGGTCTGCACCTCGACCGCCTGCTGGGGCGACTCGGCCACCGCACGGCCGCCCATCACCCCGGCGACCGCCAGCAGCAGACCGAGGGCGACCACCACCACCCGACCGCGCCGGGTCAGGCGCAGCCGGCCGTCCGGAGCGGACTGCGACGCGACGGGCCGGGGCCGCGGGTGCGCGGTGGATGCGACGGGTGCGGTGACCCGGGTGCGTCGCACGGGGGCGACCTGGCCGATGATCCGCGGCTGCGCTGCGATGGTGCTCATAGCCACCACTTCCCTCCTGCCACCCTGGCTGGGTGACCGTCCGTCCGGTCGAGTCGAACAGGTGTTCGTCGAACGCTTGTACGAAGACTGCCACGATCCGGCGGGAAATGTCGAGACACGATCGAACACATGTTTGATCCGGCGCGTCCCGACCCCTAGGCTCGGGGCACTGGGAACACCCGATCACGAGGCACTGACACGCCCGCCGATCGCCCGCTCACCAGGGCGGTCGTCCGGCACGGCGGCCCGGGACCGGCAGTGGGCACGAAGGACGGAGAGGCGCATGGCACCGAAGGCGACCGAGGACGAGGCCGAGATCGGTCTCGGCGACGGCCTGACCCCGCGGCAGCGGCTGGTGCTGGACACCGTGCGCGCCTCGGTGGAGAGCCGTGGGTACCCGCCGAGCATGCGCGAGATCGGCGACGCCGTCGGCCTGACCAGCCCGTCCAGCGTCAAGCACCAGCTGACCGCCCTGGAGCGCAAGGGCTACCTGCGCCGCGACCCGAACCGACCCCGGGCGATCGAGGTCGTCCAGCCGGACGACTCCCGGCCGGTCGGAGCGCTGCCCGGCGCGCTCACCAGCCTGATCGGCGACGAGGACACCGCTGCCCGGGAGGGTGCACCCGCCGCCGCCTACGTGCCGGTGGTGGGACGGATCGCCGCCGGCGGCCCGATCCTGGCCGAGCAGCTGGTGGAGGACGTGTTCCCGCTCCCCCGGCAGCTGGTGGGCGAGGGCGAGCTCTTCCTGCTCAAGGTGGTCGGCGACTCGATGGTGGACGCCGCGATCTGCGACGGCGACTGGGTGGTCGTCCGCCGCCAGCCGGTCGCGGAGAACGGTCAGATCGTCGCCGCCATGCTGGACGGCGAGGCCACGGTGAAGACCCTCAAGCGCACCGACGGGCACGTCTGGCTGCTGCCGCAGAACCCGGCCTACTCGCCGATCGACGGCGACCAGGCGCAGGTCCTCGGCCGCGTGGTGTCCGTGCTGCGCAGCCTGTAGGCCACACCGTCCGATTAGGGGATACCGGAGCATCAGGGCGTCCGGGACTGGCACGCTTCACCCTTGTGACCACTGCACCTGCACCCGTCAGCATCCTCGGCACCGGCTCCGTGCTGCCGCGGCGCGAGGTGACCTCGCTGAGTCTGGACCAGCGGTTCGGGCGTGAGCCCGGGACGTCCGAGCGGCGTTCCGGGGTCCGGGTCCGGTACTGGGCCGACGGGGCCGACCCGGCGGAGACCAGTTCCGGGCTGGCGACGGCCGCGCTGGTCCGCGCGCTGGACGCCGCGGCGCTGACTGTCGACGACCTGGACGCGGTGATCGTCAGCGCGGTGGCACCGC contains:
- the nrdR gene encoding transcriptional regulator NrdR is translated as MHCPFCRHPDSRVVDSRTSDDGLSIRRRRQCPQCNRRFTTLETASLSVVKRSGATEPFSREKIVGGVRKACQGRPVSDDDLAVLAQRVEETLRASGSAELDAYEIGLAILGPLRELDEVAYLRFASVYQAYNSLEDFEAAITALRAENEEAEARRADGADADEDTAPATTD
- a CDS encoding LysM peptidoglycan-binding domain-containing protein, with translation MSTIAAQPRIIGQVAPVRRTRVTAPVASTAHPRPRPVASQSAPDGRLRLTRRGRVVVVALGLLLAVAGVMGGRAVAESPQQAVEVQTYAVQTGDTMWSIAQGVAQPGEDVRDVVLQLQRLNDLADTSLLAGQVLLLPADV
- the lexA gene encoding transcriptional repressor LexA — encoded protein: MAPKATEDEAEIGLGDGLTPRQRLVLDTVRASVESRGYPPSMREIGDAVGLTSPSSVKHQLTALERKGYLRRDPNRPRAIEVVQPDDSRPVGALPGALTSLIGDEDTAAREGAPAAAYVPVVGRIAAGGPILAEQLVEDVFPLPRQLVGEGELFLLKVVGDSMVDAAICDGDWVVVRRQPVAENGQIVAAMLDGEATVKTLKRTDGHVWLLPQNPAYSPIDGDQAQVLGRVVSVLRSL